CAGAACAGAGGACCAATTGGCTGTTCAGTGCAAAAATAGTCCTTGGTGACATTTGAAATATCTGATGGATTCTGAGTGGATGATAATGTCTCTGCCAGCATTTTTAGCATAAAAATGTTCTCGTTTATTTCCCCAGCAGAATGGAGAAGAAAACATTGCAGTGAGACTTATTGTGTTATTGTAAAAGTTTTAATAACCATTACTGTGTCCAATACCTTTTAAAACTGCACTGCACTGagatttaaagctgcagtagggagtttttagaaaacgttgacttagcctgaaaatttgaacaagcacaactcacaggtcactcccccttgctctatgctgcgctacagccctccctccacagctcctcccccatcacaacggagcctgccgtgaacgcGCAGGCTAGTAAGCAAGTAGGGCCACCGATGACGGAggataaacagttatggcacattcactggtacagacgaaacatcaacaatatgatttacattgactatggcctgcccatactttgactacaaacttggtcctcaaaacattacgtattttgcaatacatgtaatgtaactatatgacgttgcactatttctataagtaataaatagctagtaagataatataacggtaactaacgtcacagtatgcaagtaattattctgttgatatgtaatgctaaataaggtttgctagtacattatttcagcaacatgacaagccagtgaattagtaggtttcaatagttgctttgcacagtgcgtgaaattttatctgtatgttatctGAGTCAATGGGCTCCGACGAGGAATTCACACCCACAGCGACTTCGAGGAGTCAACGGGCGGGGAGAAGAGGAAGCCGTGGTGTGCGCCGAGCATCAGGCAGGGGACGGGcaggcctgttttgaaattatcttagttgtgtagttcttaaaaaatgaaacaaatcaagcagggatacttacttgtcaagcagaaatgtggctaactctgcatcggtttttaatactttcaggacacgtagctccctccacctcggaaaagccgctccgatatttaccctcgttttatttcgggctctatctaattctttctttttgacttctgtatcatcgtcatctgacacaaatgacacaaaacaaaacgttgcGCTTTTCTAAGCGTATAAAAAGGATAACTATATTGTATGGCGGAATACCATAGCAAGTGCTCGGGAGCACTTTGACTTGGCGCAGTAATATCTTCACTCGTGAAAAGTCCTCTCACCGGCCCCCGCTCCCTCTCCTCCTCCCTCTCATTTCCGTCAATAGAACCAACGTGACCTGCACCAGTAGTAATAGTTTGAGCAGAGTTGACGAATTATCAGGTTGTAGGAAGATAGTTTGTGGACAATCATGGTTATAACGTGCATCGTAAAGGGTTGTGATAACAAGGAGAAGGTATATAGTGCCGTCATGTTTCACAGAATTCCAACTCACCACATACAGCGGAGAGCTTGGTTAGCTGCTTTGAACAAGAATCCAAAAACACTGTTGCTGTTCGCAACAGTCACACTTGCACCACCAATTGCTGTTTGCCCGTGTTCTTTCGCCGGCTCCGGTCTGTTCTGGTTCGTATCTTTTTTCCCTCTCACGGTCCATAAGAGCTAATTCCTCCTCCCTGTACTCGGGTTCAAACAGATATGGCTCTGGGTCCGCTACAAACAAGTCATAATCATCTACAAAGTCCGCCATTGCAAATGATATCTTGCAGTTTGCTAATAGCACAGGTGGTAAAAGTCACGTTGGTTCTATTGACGGAAATGAGAGGGAGTGGGGGCCGGTGAGAGGACTTTTCACGAGTGAAGATATTACTGCGCCAAGTCAAAGTGCTCCCGAGCAATTGCTATGGTATTCCGCCATACAATATAGTTATCCATTTTACACGCTTAGAAAAGCGCAACGTTTTGTTTTGTCACCGTCCTAGGTCGAGTTACACTactcgagtaactgtatttaaatagggaaaacgtggaggtgtttggtagcttctctgcttggcccctattgaatgaactgggctaagctaagtgcttaacaaagtttcgccgcaagacagagcgatttagtgcacgcactgagacgagagaggtatgtatcaactcgtcttaataacatagtttaatatgaaaaaacggtggagtatccctttaacTCATTTGTGTCAtcatatttcaacattttatatgtaaaaaaattacaatttttgtCTTACCTCAAAGAAGCCAACTTGTAATTGAGAGACCATAAAAAGCAACAAGCTTTGGTTGTGAGGAATATGTGTCACAGGTGTGTACATTATTCAAATCCTTTCTAAAGTTTTGAATATGGAGTTGctatatcaaaaaaaaaaaaaaaaaaaaaaaaaaaaaaaaaacttgtcaaCTGTACTGCATACAAGTAATTATACTATTCCAgctaatcaatcaatcaatcaatcaatcatcaatcaatcaatcaatcaatcaatcaatcaatcaatcaatcaatcaatcaatcaatcaatcaatcaatccacAAGTTCATAATTAATAtcaataatgcaaaatgtataattaattctaaagtgaaggtaatggtaacccactagtaattacgtaagtgttactacatcattcagaagaaagtactaattatttggatccgTATTCTAAAgcgaaaaacatgataactcccTAGTAATTACTGAAGTCATTGcaagcttttgatgtttttgtaagGTTTTAGATAGTAATTCCTTCCGATGgatttggtaacacttgagtCATTTCTAGTGGGTTTCCATGATCTTCAATTTAGAATACTGAtataaataattagtaattcctttagaaggatgtagtaacacttgAGTCATTACTATCCAAAACTTTACAAAACCCTCAGGTATTtcttgattagctaatagtgaactacctcattcaactgagcactattaattactaattcattaatcagagtttcatgttagttaatagtggTAACGATAATAGTAGTAAGAATGTTAATAGTgtgttactcatttgttcctgtagttattcattaatgacagaacagtAGTCTAAAGCCAGAATACCATTACTCTTACCAGAATATCTtctcttacaaaaaaaaaaaaaaaaagacaaacaaaaaaacaatggtagcactttattttaactTATATTACTCAGTATTTTCTTACGTAACTATTCttcaagttaatttttttttttttttttttattgaacttGAAGTTCAAGTATATTTTCCAAGTATTTTGTGTATTAAGTATACTAATATCAGTGTGCTAGTATATTTTAATGTGTACTATGTGTACTAAACTTTGCATTGTTAGGACTTTTCATGTTATTGCTCCCTTGATGAATCACTTGTTGTATTCCttatttgtaagtcactttgaatgaaagtgtctgctaaataagtgcatttaaatgtaaatgcactGCGGTGAACTTCCAACATGTTGCTAAGTAAACAAGACATAAATAACATGACTTTGCtcaaatttaatttgaattctCCTAGCAGGCAAAACGgagaaacctttttttttaccataacattttgtatttttatttaggtCTACCCAGAAATAAatagtatcttttttttttcccttttcagtTGATCTTATTGTGGTTAATAAGACACTATACTGTGTTTTTTCTACTATAGCATAAATTAGGATAATGATTTATGATAAATGAAGTTATTGCAAACACTTTatttagatatatatatatatatatatatatatatatgtcacaaAATCTGTATTGTATTTGTACAGTATAAGAGTCAACACATaacatatattataatttttaatgtacaCAATTCCAATATATAACAACAAATGTCTATATTCAAGTAATTTGGCTATTAACCCCCAAATGACCATTTGTACATTAATTATTTTCAGACAAATTCAGTAATGACTATGACTATAATTGTAAGACCATAAAGATAGACTAGGAAAAACTCTATTTCCATTCCATTTTCATCTCctcaattttatttttgctaCAATATGTTGTATGTTGAGCTGACCTATGCTCTCCAGATACAGAAATGGCATAATGACACCTCCAGAGACAGTGGAACATATTGCAATAAAGATTAAAATGCAGTAGTACATTTCAAAACGTATTGGTAAATTGTGTCCAAATGAAAAGATAAGTACTGGTGGCAAGTAAGCAGTGAAAGTCAAGATAAAACTGTTAATGATGGTACGCAGGGCTCTCTTCTTTTGTGGATGTATATTACTTTTCCCTGAAGGATCGGGTTTTCTCAAAGCTTGTAAAACTGATACATCACAAAAACCAATCACAAGTAGGGAAATAAAAAGAGGTGTAGATGTAAAAGTAGTTGTAAAAATCCAAGGATATATGACCAAAAGAAGACCAAAACAAATGATAAACAGCCAGATTGTCACTGCGATTACCTTCCTGATAATGGCAGTTCTCCTGCTGTTGATGTAGATGATGGGATGAACCACAGCAAAATAATAATCTCCACAAACACAAGCCATGAAGAGAGGTCTCCCACATATGGGTAGTGAGTATGTGAAATTATTAAAGTATTCAAATTCTGAGTTGTGCAAAAGCATGTAGTTATAGACACTGAAAGGCAAGCAAATTAGGAAAACAAGATCAATGATCGTCAGATTAAACACAAAGAAGTCATTAGTAGAAATGTTTTGTCGATGTCTTTGACAAAGTTTCCGAAGTACAACGACACTGGCGAAGATTCCCAGaagaacacaaaatgcagagaGTCCTGACCAGAACATGGGAACTGTAAGGTGGTCACCGCAAAGCGTAAAATAGTTCCTGGTTCCATTTGAGAAATCTAAAACATACTGATGTAAAGATAACATctctaaatgcattttaacatAGGAATCTCACGATCTgcatgaagaaagaaagaactcaGTGAGACATTTGAAGTTAGACTGATCTTCTGAGGACGATTAAATCTActatacagtattttatttatttatcttaccTCAGTGATGTCTATAATAACTAAGAGATGCGACGAGAGTCGACAAGTCTCAGTCATGAACAAGGGCTGAGAGGTCTTACTTGTACACATGTATCCCTTGACTgtgaagttttaaatatggtgCAATATAACAccagaaaaacaaacactgcTCTGTCATCACTGAAACAAAAGTACACAGTACTGAAGGAGAAAAGGTCTAACACATCAATGATATCTAATGACAATTCACAATGCCTGTATTTCactctatccatctatctatccatctatccatctatctatctatctatctatctatctatctatctatctatctatctatctatctatctatctatctatctatctatctatctatctatctatctatctatctatctatctatctatctatctatctatctatctatctatgtctgtctgtctgtctgtctgtctgtctgtctgtcaagaAAGTAATCTATATTCAGTGGAGCTTGATGTTGGTGACAGTTCAAGAAGGAAACTTTTTATTCTGCAAACCATAGTTTTATTTCCCTAAAATGAACAATAGTGTGACCTACAGGTTATTTAAtctgtttatatatttacagtttttaacatttaaataaatgttaagaGGTTGTGAAACACTAAAACACTTTTTAGATATGTTACTAGACAAGAAGACAGTCATGTcatggattatttttatttttgcattcgGAAAactattatgattattattattatattatggaCTGTTTTCTTCCAGGTTTAAAATCAATATTGGGGTGAACATAACATGGTTGTATAGTATttgctgtggccctccagggccAGACTTGAGGAAACCTGCTTTAGTGCAACAGATGAAAGGTGACGCATTGTAACGTGTAGTGCTGGCTGCtaataggggctttcgcactgaatagttctaggaactcagttctaggaactagccactagttcccgagaactaatttctcccccAGGTCATgatcctggttgcattcgcaccggCAATATGAAATCTTTTGGAACTCTGAAGCGGACGACAGCGGCATCTTTAAGCGCGACATTTACAAACGCTAAAAACCAGTGGATGGAGGATGCCGTGATcagagctgtgtttgttgtgtgttgtgGGATTCGTGATAATGGAGTTGAAATGtaaatgcataatttacatgactgaaagagcaaaaagtggggctaagagacGAAATCTCCTAAGACAACTTTCATTGTTACATATCATTGAGGCGGAGAAAAGAACATAACCCTGCAGACAACGGGTATATGCCGTTatcgctgttttccatgttcatgaagtaaatatgtttacacggctttttaaaattgctggtgtttgacatgcgtttgaccaatcaacgTACACTTACGTCACGTATAATTCCTATAGTAttggtttagaccctactctgaagtaggatctaatttatttcccccaaaaggagttcctagaactaaaatcgttTCTAGTTCCTGTGGTGCGAACACTGCAAAATCCAGGTAattcagccaatagttctaaAAACTATGAAAAAGTGCCTTCGGTACGAAAGGCCCTAATGTGACAGTACAATGGGCAAGTAGCAAATACAGGCATTATTTTGAATTTGTTGagtggaaaaataaaaacagtgtttttacaATTTATAATCTATAGTGAATTACTTTTTGAGTACCTAATCCTATTCACAGGTGTATGTATATGAATGTTTTCTGATAAacctactgatacagcaggagcCAACTAGCTGTGCTCTAtagagaatgaatgaatgatgcaaGCAGATTTAGTTAATGACCTATTAGCCTGCACCATCTAGGGTTTCATGATAGAACTTTGTATATTTTAGTATGCAGGTGTCACTGGaggctttatataaacaaaattactTTATATAATCATAGTTAAACCAACACAATGGAACTCGAAACAACATATCAATCATCAGTCTTGACAACTTGTCACCCACAAAACAGAGAACAAGAGACTGATAATGCTCTACTGAACTCAATTCAACACTACATAACACAATCAACAAGCTCACAATTATAGGGGATACCAGAGTGagttttcattcttttttttttttactctagtGAATATGTTAATACTCCAGGCAGGGtaggattttatttattttattttattttattttattttaatttattttaatttattttaatttattttaatttattttaatttattttatttatttatttatttattttattttattttattttttattttttttaattttatatacacGTCATTTTCTATAGGCACATATCTGAGTCTTGCCTACAAAATATGGTTAgggtttacattttttatttcccTGGAAGAAGATCAATGAACACATGCTGTAGTAGGTCATGTTATGTGTTTAGTTGTTTAAAGGTTTTTCAGCAAAATTTAGCACAAagcaaaacacacaatttcaaAGCTTTATTTTGGCCAATTGATATGAAACTTAATCAATCACAAATAAAAGTACAACTTTTATAACTAGACTACTAACACCTGACATaaccaaaaaatgttttttttgttgttgttgttgttttttgtcgTAATGTTTTACTGTCTCTTGTTCTGTTTATTACAGGTGTCATTCTTCTTGTTCATCATCTTTGTTGTATACACCATGCTTCCCTTCTCCATGAGGGATGCTATCATAGCCAGCGTGCTCACCGCGTCCTCTCACACTGTTGTCCTCAGTGTCTGCCTCTCCTCTACAGTCGACCATGTGGAGCCCCTGGTATGGCAGGTGAGTGCTCTCCCGTCTGTCTTGCTATGTGCGTGCCAAGAGCTGTGAGCTTTACACTGTGAGCCAACTGCTTAAGTTTGCCTTGTCGGTTGAGACCGTTGCCAATTTCTGCTTACATGTGATTGTGACAGTGTGTCTGTGAGAACAATTACGTATATGCTTAAAGGCAGAGTaggtaaaaaaatgtataaaaaactttttttcaaaatttgtttaaactttatttatatatcaatacataattaaaatgtaagtactctgaaaaagaaagtataaaaatcgagtgtctgtagacctctcacgactgttttaaagacagctcattatttccattcactccaccccctcccttctgggctccttccaaagccacgcccccaaaacgcatgaacgcgcgactccgaccactgagctagaagacgcattatttacctgagacgagcggagaggaaggagcacagtgcatgtagtgacatcatgtcagaatcacatgtaataaaaataactttataattatgaagataaacaaacaagattttagtactcactatcaagctagcatattgatattggtaaagtttaaaatatatattttttgattcgctaacgagctagttatctataaggcaaagctaaaaacaggttgcatgatacacgtttttccattaccatcatttacactgtgatgaagatgaatttcgtctaagattcataacatatacgttgttctacagataaaaagagtaacatacactcaaatatcaactcacaactgcattgcagacacaaaataataacacaca
The sequence above is drawn from the Megalobrama amblycephala isolate DHTTF-2021 linkage group LG13, ASM1881202v1, whole genome shotgun sequence genome and encodes:
- the LOC125242993 gene encoding hydroxycarboxylic acid receptor 1-like — translated: MHLEMLSLHQYVLDFSNGTRNYFTLCGDHLTVPMFWSGLSAFCVLLGIFASVVVLRKLCQRHRQNISTNDFFVFNLTIIDLVFLICLPFSVYNYMLLHNSEFEYFNNFTYSLPICGRPLFMACVCGDYYFAVVHPIIYINSRRTAIIRKVIAVTIWLFIICFGLLLVIYPWIFTTTFTSTPLFISLLVIGFCDVSVLQALRKPDPSGKSNIHPQKKRALRTIINSFILTFTAYLPPVLIFSFGHNLPIRFEMYYCILIFIAICSTVSGGVIMPFLYLESIGQLNIQHIVAKIKLRR